One genomic segment of Paenibacillus xylanexedens includes these proteins:
- a CDS encoding phage portal protein, with the protein MRKVNARVIKSTSVSKSSSSTAIKDDSGSVGDLIYPLYRPIDLIEMSKESTVIPQCIDAYKQNIAGFGFGLQYKEDDTKVDETFEMKEEWERVKDILQFFNFDKPFKDVWAEAIVHREQTGNGYIEIIRDGTGLPAEAENMEPEYVKVSKLGDPVEVTIWRNGKQFKRIKKFRRYLQEINGSKVWFKAFGDPRKMSWKTGQYGDDVPPEEEANEILHLKIGSGAYGEPRWISQSPHMSGSRKAEILNLNYFDQGRHVPMAILVKNGLLTDESVKQLEEYASNLNGVDHAHKWLVLEVEGLDEGITEDEKTKVDIEMKSLADILQGDALFQTYDDNSRMKQQSAFRLPDIFVGRSRDFNRATADKAREITEEQVFQPERDSLAFILNNILLEPYNLKHVEVFFEGPDISDSEDKAKLLTVYNQIGGVSPNDVRDDVGKILGKTVEPFEDEGANIPLSLRQQQAGSTFPIALSKSAATPSEIVSVLKDLRDVLEGMQRGTN; encoded by the coding sequence ATGCGAAAGGTCAATGCACGTGTGATTAAATCGACTTCAGTCAGCAAGAGCAGCAGTTCCACAGCAATTAAAGATGATTCTGGTTCAGTGGGTGATCTCATTTATCCACTCTATCGTCCGATTGATTTGATCGAGATGAGTAAGGAGAGTACCGTAATCCCCCAATGTATTGATGCATACAAACAAAATATCGCTGGATTTGGGTTTGGTCTACAGTACAAAGAGGATGATACCAAGGTCGATGAAACTTTTGAAATGAAAGAGGAGTGGGAACGTGTCAAGGATATCCTACAGTTCTTCAATTTTGATAAGCCATTCAAGGACGTATGGGCCGAAGCGATTGTGCACCGTGAACAAACGGGGAACGGGTACATCGAAATTATCCGTGATGGAACTGGCCTGCCTGCTGAAGCTGAAAACATGGAACCAGAGTATGTCAAGGTATCCAAGCTTGGAGATCCGGTGGAAGTGACCATATGGCGTAATGGGAAGCAATTCAAGCGAATAAAGAAATTCCGTAGGTATCTGCAAGAGATAAACGGTTCTAAGGTTTGGTTCAAGGCATTTGGTGATCCGCGTAAAATGTCCTGGAAGACAGGCCAGTATGGCGATGATGTTCCGCCTGAAGAAGAAGCAAACGAAATCCTGCACCTCAAAATTGGCAGCGGAGCATATGGCGAACCACGATGGATTAGCCAGTCGCCACATATGTCGGGGAGCCGTAAGGCGGAAATCCTGAATCTGAACTATTTTGATCAGGGCCGCCATGTGCCAATGGCCATACTTGTCAAAAACGGACTGCTTACAGACGAGAGCGTGAAGCAACTCGAAGAATATGCAAGTAACCTGAACGGCGTTGATCATGCGCATAAATGGTTGGTCCTTGAAGTGGAAGGATTGGACGAAGGGATTACTGAGGATGAAAAGACCAAGGTCGACATTGAAATGAAATCGTTGGCCGATATTCTCCAAGGCGATGCGCTGTTTCAGACATACGACGACAACTCGCGTATGAAACAGCAATCCGCATTCAGGCTGCCGGATATCTTCGTTGGCCGGAGCCGTGACTTTAATCGAGCTACAGCAGATAAGGCGCGAGAAATCACGGAGGAACAGGTTTTTCAACCTGAGCGAGATAGCTTGGCTTTCATCTTGAATAACATATTGCTTGAGCCATATAACCTGAAACATGTCGAAGTCTTCTTCGAAGGTCCAGACATTTCCGACAGCGAAGACAAAGCCAAGCTATTGACTGTTTACAATCAGATCGGTGGTGTGTCCCCGAATGATGTTCGGGATGATGTGGGCAAGATCCTCGGCAAAACGGTTGAACCCTTCGAAGACGAGGGAGCCAATATTCCGTTGTCTCTTAGACAACAGCAAGCGGGAAGCACATTCCCGATCGCACTGTCTAAATCGGCTGCTACTCCTTCAGAGATCGTCAGCGTATTGAAAGATTTGCGGGACGTACTGGAGGGAATGCAACGTGGAACCAATTGA
- a CDS encoding PBSX family phage terminase large subunit, whose protein sequence is MATLKLKPSPFKWQPFSDKQVQVLTWWMPESPHHDMDAIICDGSVRAGKTVAMSFSYIVWATETFRSEQFGMAGKTIGALRRNVIGPLKRMLASRGYQVHDNKTDNVLTVSRGLVSNQFFLFGGKDERSQELIQGITLAGMFFDEVALMPKSFVDQATARCSVEDAKMWFNCNPAGPYHWFKVEWLDNLIVKRAVHLHFTMEDNLSLSERVRDRYRRMYTGIFYDRFILGLWVMAEGVIFSKFSDKLHKKPREWFPTKFDRKFLCVDYGANNPTTFLKYGVLGDVYYELDEYYHDIKLKGEKTNSEYADDLQGFADGDEYAIFIDPSAKAFIIELKRRGINHIRAAVNAVLDGIQTVSNRFQNNELYISADNSNSLKELVSYIWDNKAAQRGEDKPIKQNDHTCDARRYGVHTDYLMQRAKQRRSERENAPTPRPKRERPRRGR, encoded by the coding sequence ATGGCAACACTGAAGCTTAAACCTTCACCTTTCAAGTGGCAGCCTTTCTCTGATAAGCAAGTCCAAGTCCTGACATGGTGGATGCCTGAAAGCCCTCATCATGATATGGATGCCATCATTTGCGACGGGTCGGTTCGTGCCGGCAAGACAGTGGCCATGTCCTTTTCATACATCGTTTGGGCAACGGAAACGTTCCGGTCTGAGCAATTTGGTATGGCAGGAAAGACGATCGGTGCGCTGCGCCGTAACGTTATTGGTCCACTTAAAAGGATGTTGGCCAGTCGTGGGTACCAGGTGCATGACAACAAGACAGATAACGTTCTGACTGTATCCCGTGGTCTTGTAAGTAACCAGTTTTTCCTCTTTGGGGGTAAGGATGAACGTTCACAAGAGTTGATTCAAGGTATCACCTTGGCAGGTATGTTCTTCGATGAGGTAGCCCTGATGCCGAAGTCCTTCGTGGATCAGGCAACTGCTCGTTGTTCGGTTGAAGATGCAAAGATGTGGTTTAACTGTAACCCTGCAGGTCCGTACCACTGGTTCAAGGTGGAATGGCTGGACAATCTGATCGTTAAACGTGCCGTTCATCTTCACTTTACGATGGAGGATAACCTATCACTGTCCGAACGTGTTCGGGATCGGTACCGGAGGATGTACACGGGGATATTCTATGACCGTTTTATTCTTGGACTGTGGGTTATGGCTGAAGGCGTTATATTCTCCAAGTTCAGCGACAAGCTCCACAAGAAACCGCGTGAGTGGTTTCCTACAAAGTTTGATCGTAAGTTCCTTTGTGTTGACTACGGGGCCAACAACCCGACCACATTCCTTAAATACGGGGTCCTGGGGGATGTTTATTACGAGTTGGATGAGTATTACCACGACATCAAGTTAAAGGGAGAGAAGACGAACAGCGAATATGCCGATGACCTTCAAGGTTTTGCTGATGGTGATGAGTATGCAATATTCATTGACCCAAGCGCCAAGGCCTTTATCATTGAGCTGAAACGTAGGGGGATTAATCACATCAGGGCAGCAGTAAACGCCGTGTTGGACGGTATTCAAACCGTATCCAATCGATTTCAGAACAACGAACTTTATATTTCTGCCGACAACTCCAACTCACTCAAAGAGTTGGTTTCTTACATTTGGGATAATAAAGCCGCTCAGCGCGGTGAAGACAAGCCCATTAAGCAGAACGACCATACATGTGATGCACGGCGGTATGGTGTCCATACGGATTACCTGATGCAACGTGCGAAGCAACGACGTTCCGAAAGGGAGAACGCACCGACACCGCGGCCGAAGCGAGAACGCCCGAGACGAGGTCGGTAG
- a CDS encoding RusA family crossover junction endodeoxyribonuclease: MITFTVYGEPVAQGRPKASTRTGFVKMYDPKKSKDYKDYVKLAASEHAPDALLLGPIGMVLTVYRSIPKSISKSPKKAMLAEAGHIVPTTKPDVDNYLKGVKDALKGVIWKDDSQVVEVFARKRYSARPRIEVKIKELSQL, encoded by the coding sequence ATGATCACTTTCACGGTATATGGTGAACCGGTGGCGCAGGGGCGTCCAAAAGCTTCGACCAGAACAGGTTTTGTGAAGATGTACGATCCGAAGAAATCCAAGGATTACAAAGATTACGTGAAGCTGGCAGCCAGTGAACACGCACCTGATGCTTTGTTACTCGGACCTATCGGCATGGTGTTGACGGTTTACCGATCTATACCAAAATCCATCAGCAAAAGCCCAAAGAAGGCGATGCTCGCCGAAGCTGGTCACATCGTACCAACAACCAAACCGGATGTGGACAATTACCTGAAGGGTGTAAAGGATGCCCTGAAAGGTGTGATTTGGAAGGACGATAGCCAGGTTGTTGAGGTGTTTGCCCGGAAGCGATACAGCGCACGACCACGCATTGAAGTGAAAATCAAGGAATTATCACAATTATAA
- a CDS encoding HNH endonuclease: MTESISLELARRDSMWNRLVSENDPNNVEPRILNQSRFFLGQAGIYRDATTTQSYTEDKAGIAVSILHTGRHYPDEVSENEIIYHYPVTDRHSSLDRNEIQSAKNAAIFNLPIFVISEVGKKMRKVQLGKVVSWDDISRTFLIELNPRNFSTQPNEIDHLDDTTFEPTVPNAPSRTITVSSRTGQPKFKFNVVKRYGPCCAVCAMQALSLLQAAHIIPKKSNGSDDPRNGLVLCGNHHLAYDSGLFSFDPDTLKIHVSSKTTTQSIQITRQDLSHLQKLPHDKALKWHWKQWQAAQKELE; this comes from the coding sequence ATGACAGAATCAATAAGTTTAGAATTAGCTAGAAGAGATTCCATGTGGAATCGTTTAGTAAGCGAGAACGACCCCAACAATGTAGAACCCCGAATTCTTAATCAGTCCCGCTTCTTCTTGGGACAAGCCGGCATATATCGTGATGCCACAACGACTCAGAGTTATACCGAAGATAAAGCAGGAATAGCAGTATCAATATTACATACAGGTAGGCACTATCCTGATGAAGTCTCTGAAAACGAAATAATATATCATTATCCAGTAACAGATAGACATAGCTCTTTAGATAGGAATGAGATTCAATCTGCTAAAAATGCAGCTATTTTCAACCTACCAATTTTCGTGATTTCTGAAGTAGGAAAGAAGATGAGGAAAGTGCAGTTGGGTAAAGTCGTTTCCTGGGATGATATATCCAGAACTTTTCTGATAGAGTTGAATCCTCGAAACTTTTCGACTCAGCCTAATGAGATAGACCACCTGGATGATACGACTTTTGAACCAACTGTTCCTAATGCCCCTTCCAGGACTATTACAGTGAGTAGCAGAACTGGCCAGCCAAAATTTAAATTTAATGTAGTTAAACGTTATGGTCCCTGCTGCGCGGTATGTGCAATGCAAGCACTATCACTGCTCCAGGCTGCTCACATTATCCCAAAAAAATCAAATGGTTCTGACGATCCACGTAACGGACTTGTCTTGTGTGGAAATCATCATTTGGCATACGATTCAGGACTGTTTTCTTTTGACCCTGATACATTAAAAATTCATGTCTCGAGTAAAACCACCACGCAGAGCATACAAATCACTCGTCAAGATTTGAGCCATCTTCAGAAGCTACCTCATGACAAAGCTCTCAAATGGCACTGGAAGCAGTGGCAAGCTGCACAGAAGGAGCTTGAATAA
- a CDS encoding phage minor head protein, producing the protein MEPIDRLLVSISTIVKAEEGDMTEDIPDFPGLQKVPDYVEDFESAVAKLLRGQRKYFVDGINTFVAKDETLDTIINFVMNDLFAADELAELLGIEASVFLTLTITDLVADMMFAIDKDVSFKTLSGRTTKWIKEWGEDLGKIMALNSHKAVEEALITAVDEGESVQQAVQRIKDLPQFDRERARVTAQTEILAASSRSQWEAYKQSPSVVAKRWRHSGSKNNNPREAHVKMDGDEVPVDDPFDVNGHSGDYPRDPKLPPGERIGCKCVMSPVTDKKILGLSPEEKEAIRQQVLDELED; encoded by the coding sequence GTGGAACCAATTGACCGTTTGCTAGTGTCCATTTCGACCATCGTCAAAGCTGAGGAAGGCGACATGACCGAAGACATTCCCGATTTCCCGGGACTCCAGAAGGTCCCGGACTACGTGGAAGACTTTGAATCGGCCGTTGCTAAGCTGTTACGTGGTCAGCGCAAGTATTTTGTCGATGGGATCAATACGTTCGTGGCAAAAGACGAAACACTGGATACCATCATCAATTTTGTCATGAATGATCTGTTTGCAGCGGACGAGCTTGCTGAACTGTTGGGGATTGAAGCTTCTGTCTTTTTGACACTGACTATCACGGATCTGGTGGCTGACATGATGTTTGCCATCGATAAGGACGTTTCTTTTAAAACCCTATCAGGACGCACGACCAAATGGATTAAGGAGTGGGGTGAGGATCTTGGTAAGATTATGGCCCTCAACTCACATAAAGCAGTAGAGGAAGCCCTGATCACAGCAGTGGATGAAGGCGAATCGGTTCAGCAGGCCGTTCAGCGGATCAAGGATCTTCCGCAGTTTGATCGTGAACGTGCTCGGGTTACCGCACAAACGGAGATATTGGCCGCATCGAGTCGGAGCCAGTGGGAAGCGTACAAGCAAAGCCCGTCAGTCGTTGCCAAGCGCTGGCGGCATAGTGGGAGTAAGAACAATAACCCGCGGGAAGCTCACGTAAAGATGGATGGCGATGAGGTGCCGGTAGATGATCCATTTGATGTAAATGGTCATAGCGGAGATTATCCCCGCGATCCGAAGCTCCCTCCAGGGGAGCGCATTGGATGCAAGTGCGTGATGTCACCTGTTACGGATAAAAAAATATTAGGACTTTCACCGGAGGAAAAGGAAGCTATCCGGCAGCAAGTTCTGGATGAATTGGAGGACTGA
- a CDS encoding ArpU family phage packaging/lysis transcriptional regulator, with product MGKRRKNNLQLTFNILPIDEKATRRAVEEFIETVRQYRQIGFVRREAAITQAYVYREHQSTNAISKQTERIAIYNVDKEAELKEKDRLLSLAMERLSSIQCDVIQRSYLDNEGEYDAIISGELGLSDRTFRRVKTEGLNILGSALGLEVYFESKEEIGVG from the coding sequence ATGGGGAAACGCCGAAAAAACAACTTACAATTAACTTTTAACATACTGCCGATCGACGAGAAAGCTACCCGCCGCGCTGTGGAAGAATTTATTGAAACCGTTCGTCAGTACCGGCAGATCGGGTTCGTTAGACGTGAGGCAGCAATCACGCAGGCTTATGTATATAGAGAACATCAATCCACTAATGCAATCAGCAAACAGACTGAACGGATTGCAATTTATAATGTCGATAAAGAGGCTGAACTGAAGGAAAAGGATCGGTTACTCAGTTTGGCAATGGAGAGACTTTCTTCAATACAATGTGATGTCATCCAGCGAAGTTATTTAGATAACGAGGGTGAGTATGATGCGATTATTTCAGGAGAACTGGGATTAAGTGATAGGACATTTCGTAGGGTTAAAACCGAAGGGCTAAATATTTTAGGTTCAGCTTTGGGACTTGAAGTGTATTTTGAATCAAAAGAAGAAATTGGGGTCGGCTAA
- a CDS encoding phage terminase small subunit-related protein gives MARVRSPERDKAKLMWLESGGSMKLKDIAAALSVGETQIRKWKSQDGWAAELNSNVTIETISNVTKRGAPKGNKNAVGNRGGAPPGNKRAVGNKGGNGGPYGNKKAVTTGEYETIWLDALEDDELDLIDLIDTDPILQADEAIMKFEIRERRMLLRIKRLTDGLTERERRVLYELKSIKEAMTVHDEMTGKTKTIPVTRTELVESQVEEKTFRVIDDIISLEEALTRVQTQKLKAIEMKARLLDEEKRVRIEMLKHELMIKRGGTEPDKVEDDGFMDALRGRAAEVWAKDGNTEA, from the coding sequence ATGGCCAGAGTGAGAAGTCCTGAACGGGACAAGGCAAAACTGATGTGGCTGGAGAGCGGCGGGTCGATGAAGTTAAAGGACATCGCCGCCGCTCTTTCTGTTGGGGAGACTCAGATCCGAAAGTGGAAGTCTCAGGACGGTTGGGCGGCTGAATTGAATAGTAACGTTACCATTGAAACCATTAGTAACGTTACCAAACGCGGAGCGCCCAAAGGTAACAAGAACGCTGTTGGGAATCGCGGGGGAGCACCGCCAGGGAATAAACGTGCTGTCGGCAATAAAGGCGGAAACGGTGGACCATACGGGAATAAGAAAGCCGTAACCACAGGTGAATATGAAACCATTTGGCTTGATGCTTTGGAAGATGACGAGCTGGATCTCATCGATCTGATTGATACTGACCCGATTCTACAGGCTGATGAAGCCATAATGAAGTTTGAGATCCGCGAACGTAGGATGTTGCTTCGGATCAAGAGACTGACCGACGGTCTGACCGAGAGGGAACGGCGTGTTCTTTACGAGCTCAAATCAATCAAGGAAGCCATGACGGTTCATGATGAAATGACGGGTAAAACGAAGACCATTCCTGTGACACGAACGGAGCTGGTCGAATCTCAGGTAGAAGAAAAGACCTTCCGCGTAATCGATGACATCATTTCACTTGAAGAAGCGTTAACCCGTGTGCAGACTCAGAAGCTAAAGGCAATTGAGATGAAGGCCAGACTCCTGGACGAAGAGAAACGCGTCCGGATTGAGATGCTGAAACATGAGCTGATGATCAAACGCGGCGGTACTGAACCAGATAAAGTTGAGGATGACGGCTTTATGGATGCTCTGAGGGGACGAGCTGCGGAGGTGTGGGCTAAAGATGGCAACACTGAAGCTTAA
- a CDS encoding DNA adenine methylase, translated as MKVPRILHYPGSKWSIADWIISYIPQHQTYLEPFFGSGAVLFNKSVSALETINDIDGDVVNLFKVIRERPEELSFSVEWTPYSREEYYLSYETVTDELERARRFLVRTWQAIGAKTSDRTGWRSNIQYEKAPHKIWPKQWQNVPDEIMRCCGRLKDVQIENQNAIQLLKRYKYTDVLVYADPPYLLETRSSRMYRHEMAEKGETDQEAHMKLLDVLDEHPGPVLLSGYRHPMYNERLKHWHREERASTADRGKPRVEVLWINPVAAGQVGQMQLF; from the coding sequence ATGAAGGTACCTCGCATCCTGCACTATCCCGGCAGCAAGTGGAGCATAGCCGATTGGATTATCAGTTACATTCCGCAACATCAAACTTATTTGGAGCCATTCTTTGGATCCGGTGCTGTGCTGTTCAATAAGTCCGTTAGTGCATTGGAAACAATCAATGATATTGATGGTGATGTTGTAAACCTGTTTAAAGTCATTCGCGAGCGGCCAGAAGAACTATCATTCTCTGTTGAGTGGACCCCATACAGTAGAGAGGAATACTACCTTTCATATGAGACTGTAACGGACGAACTGGAACGAGCGAGACGCTTTCTGGTCCGGACATGGCAGGCTATCGGTGCGAAGACGAGTGACCGCACTGGATGGCGTAGTAACATCCAATATGAGAAGGCTCCGCACAAGATATGGCCGAAACAATGGCAAAACGTTCCTGATGAAATTATGCGGTGCTGTGGCCGTTTGAAAGATGTGCAAATTGAGAATCAGAATGCGATTCAACTGCTTAAAAGATATAAATACACAGATGTTTTGGTGTATGCAGATCCACCGTACTTGCTGGAAACAAGATCATCAAGGATGTACCGTCATGAAATGGCTGAAAAAGGCGAAACCGACCAAGAAGCACATATGAAATTACTGGACGTATTGGATGAACATCCAGGACCTGTTTTGCTATCAGGCTACCGTCATCCAATGTACAACGAGCGACTGAAACATTGGCATCGCGAGGAACGAGCATCAACAGCAGATCGTGGTAAACCGCGTGTGGAAGTCCTCTGGATAAACCCGGTCGCTGCCGGACAAGTCGGACAAATGCAATTATTCTGA
- a CDS encoding XkdF-like putative serine protease domain-containing protein: protein MPRELTNVDITHISYVDKGANQKRFFLTKSAKKPDFQKQVRLIAKAEDANKLVYGVVYEPGAEDTHGDMMTAAEIEKAVHGFMTNLAIAKGAVMDTQHDFDPGVGDVVECYIAPVDFELGDETILKGSWVLVTKASDEIWEQIQSGEITGYSMAGTAETIEKQDQEPVAKSDDEAMGFFRTMKAFFTGGSTEKIAKGEVAEKYERDRRRREFWAAQDALNSVIFNWDDWNSEVERDPETIREALQDFITIAQEVLIQEDIAKAIGKPPESILKAGKKISDGNMKHIDDAIAALTDLKNKTVPADDEQDDEGDEEVKKEDIAEIVKSALAPVTDRLDKLEKGEGENPEGTTPTPEPEGNSIADQLKDVMKEALAPIESRLATVEKARGISRQGESESIHKADHDDNDPYKGLF, encoded by the coding sequence ATGCCAAGAGAATTAACCAACGTGGATATCACGCATATAAGTTATGTTGATAAGGGCGCGAACCAAAAACGGTTCTTCCTTACTAAATCCGCTAAGAAGCCAGATTTCCAGAAGCAAGTCAGGCTGATTGCAAAGGCAGAAGACGCGAATAAGCTTGTATATGGTGTGGTGTATGAGCCAGGAGCAGAAGATACACATGGTGATATGATGACCGCAGCTGAGATTGAAAAGGCTGTTCATGGATTTATGACCAACCTAGCAATTGCGAAAGGTGCTGTCATGGATACGCAGCATGATTTTGATCCAGGTGTCGGTGATGTAGTGGAGTGCTATATTGCTCCTGTAGATTTTGAATTGGGTGACGAGACGATTCTTAAAGGGTCGTGGGTACTCGTTACGAAAGCAAGTGATGAAATTTGGGAACAAATCCAGAGCGGAGAGATTACCGGTTATTCAATGGCCGGGACCGCAGAAACAATTGAAAAGCAAGATCAAGAGCCTGTGGCCAAGTCGGATGACGAAGCTATGGGCTTTTTTCGTACCATGAAAGCATTCTTCACGGGTGGAAGCACTGAGAAGATTGCTAAAGGCGAAGTGGCTGAAAAATACGAACGTGATCGTCGCCGTCGTGAATTTTGGGCGGCACAGGATGCGCTCAATAGTGTCATCTTCAATTGGGACGATTGGAACAGTGAAGTAGAACGCGATCCTGAAACGATCCGCGAAGCACTCCAAGACTTCATTACAATTGCCCAAGAAGTGTTGATCCAAGAGGATATTGCAAAAGCCATTGGTAAACCACCTGAAAGCATTCTTAAGGCAGGCAAGAAGATTTCCGACGGTAACATGAAGCATATCGATGATGCCATTGCTGCACTAACCGATTTGAAAAACAAAACAGTGCCTGCAGATGACGAGCAGGACGATGAGGGGGACGAAGAAGTGAAGAAAGAAGACATTGCAGAAATCGTAAAGAGTGCACTTGCTCCGGTTACTGACCGTTTGGACAAGTTGGAGAAAGGTGAAGGTGAGAATCCAGAAGGGACTACGCCGACACCGGAGCCTGAGGGTAACAGTATTGCTGATCAGTTGAAAGATGTAATGAAGGAAGCTTTGGCGCCGATTGAATCCCGTCTGGCAACTGTGGAGAAGGCCCGAGGCATTTCCCGTCAGGGCGAGTCTGAGTCTATTCATAAGGCTGACCACGATGACAATGATCCCTACAAAGGCTTGTTCTAA
- a CDS encoding site-specific DNA-methyltransferase, with product MYIRIVPIDQINAAAYNPRVDLQPGDPEYEKLRRSIEEFGYVEPIVWNERTGNMVGGHQRYKIMVNELGHTELQVSVVDLDDQQERLLNIALNKVSGRWDDEALGKLLDELQDSGADLTLSGFDQEEFEDLIAEFGTIPDTEIEVPVTEDDFDVQGALDNISEPETQLGDIWQLGPHRLMCGDSTSEEDVGCLMDGELADLVVTDPPYNVAIESDSARLAADGRSSIQNDDMPAEEFVGFLHAVFERYASLMGPAAGIYVFHPSSYQREFEDAMNAAGITVCSQCVWVKNAASFGWSQYRWQHEPVFYAHLKKKAPSWYGDRRQSTVWRSGLMMEGPEPSTVWEVSRGNVGKYVHPTQKPLELLAIPIKNSSRPGNTVVDLFGGSGSTLMTCDQMDRLCRTMEIDPKFCDVIKQRYQESTGIEPVLIHRVIPTT from the coding sequence ATGTATATCAGAATCGTGCCGATCGATCAGATTAATGCAGCAGCCTACAACCCCCGTGTTGACCTTCAGCCAGGCGATCCCGAGTACGAGAAGCTTCGCCGCAGCATAGAGGAATTCGGCTATGTGGAGCCAATCGTCTGGAATGAACGCACCGGGAACATGGTCGGCGGTCATCAACGGTATAAGATCATGGTCAATGAGCTTGGCCATACTGAGCTGCAGGTATCCGTGGTGGATCTGGACGATCAGCAGGAAAGGCTCCTGAATATTGCTTTGAATAAGGTTTCGGGACGCTGGGATGATGAAGCTTTGGGCAAGTTGTTGGACGAATTGCAGGACAGCGGGGCAGATTTAACACTGTCTGGCTTTGACCAGGAGGAATTTGAGGACTTAATTGCAGAGTTCGGTACTATACCTGATACGGAAATTGAAGTTCCAGTCACTGAGGATGATTTTGACGTTCAAGGTGCATTGGACAATATCAGCGAGCCTGAGACACAACTGGGAGACATTTGGCAGCTCGGCCCACACCGTCTAATGTGCGGAGATTCAACCAGTGAAGAGGATGTCGGTTGCCTGATGGATGGGGAGCTGGCCGACCTGGTAGTGACTGACCCACCTTACAACGTTGCTATTGAAAGCGACTCTGCCCGCTTGGCTGCAGATGGACGAAGCAGCATACAGAACGACGATATGCCCGCAGAGGAATTTGTGGGCTTTTTGCATGCAGTTTTTGAACGTTATGCCAGTTTGATGGGTCCGGCAGCAGGTATTTATGTTTTCCATCCCTCTTCCTATCAGCGTGAATTTGAAGATGCAATGAACGCTGCAGGTATCACGGTCTGCAGTCAGTGCGTGTGGGTTAAGAATGCTGCATCATTCGGCTGGTCACAGTACCGCTGGCAGCATGAACCTGTTTTCTATGCTCACTTAAAGAAGAAAGCCCCCTCTTGGTACGGGGATCGTCGCCAAAGCACTGTATGGCGTTCGGGGTTGATGATGGAGGGGCCAGAGCCATCGACGGTTTGGGAAGTCTCCCGCGGGAATGTTGGCAAATACGTTCATCCAACACAAAAGCCACTGGAGCTCTTGGCCATTCCGATCAAGAACAGTAGCCGACCTGGGAACACGGTTGTGGATCTCTTTGGCGGTAGCGGGTCAACGCTTATGACTTGTGATCAAATGGATCGCCTTTGCAGAACGATGGAAATTGATCCTAAGTTCTGCGATGTAATCAAGCAGCGGTACCAGGAGTCCACCGGCATTGAGCCTGTACTTATTCATCGTGTTATTCCCACGACATAA